One Entomomonas asaccharolytica DNA segment encodes these proteins:
- the lgt gene encoding prolipoprotein diacylglyceryl transferase, whose product MLKYPAIDPIALSIGPVDIHWYGLMYIFGIAIAWLLGRSRLYRIQPTLTKDDLSDLVFYCALGVILGGRIGYVLFYDFSVYLAEPARIFKVWQGGMSFHGGMIGVIVAIWVFTKRRGRSFFSIADFVAPLAPIGLGLGRIGNFINGELWGKPTGAENEWLGMIFPQDPEQLVRYPSQLYQCFLEGLVLFLIVWIYSRKPRPSMAVSGMFLFWYGVFRFVVEFVRLPDSQLGYIAFGWLTMGQILCLPMMLIGLLLLVFAYRKNSSTINANV is encoded by the coding sequence ATGTTGAAATATCCTGCTATTGATCCAATAGCATTAAGTATTGGTCCTGTTGATATTCATTGGTATGGGCTAATGTATATTTTTGGGATTGCGATTGCTTGGTTGCTAGGACGTAGTCGTTTATACCGTATTCAACCTACATTAACAAAAGATGATTTATCTGATTTAGTATTTTATTGTGCGCTAGGGGTTATCCTTGGTGGTCGCATAGGTTATGTATTGTTTTATGATTTTTCAGTATATTTGGCTGAACCAGCAAGAATATTTAAAGTATGGCAAGGTGGTATGTCATTCCATGGTGGTATGATAGGTGTTATTGTTGCCATTTGGGTGTTTACTAAGCGTCGTGGTCGATCATTCTTTTCAATAGCGGATTTTGTTGCACCATTAGCACCTATCGGATTAGGTTTGGGGCGAATTGGTAACTTTATTAACGGTGAGTTATGGGGTAAACCAACGGGTGCTGAAAATGAATGGTTAGGTATGATTTTTCCACAAGACCCTGAACAATTAGTTCGTTATCCATCACAGTTATATCAGTGCTTTTTAGAAGGGCTAGTACTGTTTTTAATCGTTTGGATTTATTCGAGAAAACCTCGTCCATCAATGGCTGTATCAGGTATGTTTTTATTCTGGTATGGTGTGTTCCGTTTTGTGGTTGAGTTTGTAAGATTACCTGATTCTCAATTAGGTTATATCGCCTTTGGTTGGTTAACCATGGGGCAAATACTTTGTTTACCAATGATGCTAATAGGGTTACTGTTATTAGTGTTTGCCTATCGCAAAAACTCATCTACTATTAATGCTAATGTTTAA
- a CDS encoding sulfite exporter TauE/SafE family protein: MTISILLAYLALGAGAGVLAGLFGVGGGLIIVPVLIFSFHALGISDNVATHLAIGTSLATIIFTSISSAQAHHSKGNVDWQLVKWLALGIVFGSILGGFTASLLQGVTLKIIIGCFVICMAIQLGFNLKPKASKTLPKAPGLTITGSIIGWASAIFGIGGGSLTVPFLAFCSVPMQRAVAVSAACGIPIAISGALSYMWFGWGAEGLPSWSVGYIYLPALIGITVTSMIFSRLGAKLAYRLSATLLRRMFAIFLFIVGCSFFSQL; encoded by the coding sequence ATGACAATATCTATTTTGCTCGCCTATCTTGCGTTAGGAGCGGGTGCTGGGGTGTTAGCAGGCCTGTTTGGTGTAGGCGGTGGATTAATTATTGTTCCTGTGCTGATATTTAGTTTTCATGCATTAGGCATATCCGATAATGTAGCAACCCATTTGGCGATTGGTACTTCGCTGGCAACGATTATTTTTACCTCAATAAGTTCTGCTCAAGCCCACCACAGTAAAGGTAATGTAGATTGGCAATTAGTAAAATGGCTAGCGTTAGGTATTGTATTTGGTAGTATTTTGGGTGGTTTTACCGCCAGTTTACTACAGGGTGTTACTTTAAAGATTATTATTGGTTGTTTTGTTATTTGTATGGCTATTCAGCTTGGATTTAATTTAAAACCAAAAGCTTCTAAAACATTACCTAAAGCGCCTGGCTTAACCATAACAGGCAGTATTATAGGCTGGGCTTCTGCTATTTTTGGTATAGGCGGTGGTTCATTAACAGTGCCTTTTTTAGCTTTTTGTAGTGTACCCATGCAACGAGCGGTTGCAGTTTCGGCGGCTTGTGGCATACCTATCGCTATCAGTGGTGCATTATCTTATATGTGGTTTGGTTGGGGGGCAGAGGGCTTACCGAGTTGGAGTGTAGGATATATTTATTTACCAGCTTTAATTGGTATTACAGTGACAAGTATGATATTTTCGCGACTTGGTGCTAAACTAGCGTACCGTTTATCGGCTACTTTATTACGTAGAATGTTTGCTATTTTCCTATTTATTGTTGGGTGTAGCTTTTTCAGTCAATTGTAA
- a CDS encoding DUF1161 domain-containing protein — protein sequence MKKLLILCCTLFISTTAFATNCETVKEQIAEKIKANGVAEFTLDAVDKGTATDGKVVGVCGGGTKDVVYKRGHVQTTEQTYDNAVIEEDDDQSTDE from the coding sequence ATGAAAAAATTATTAATATTATGCTGTACCCTATTTATTTCAACCACAGCTTTTGCAACTAACTGCGAAACTGTTAAAGAACAAATAGCTGAAAAAATTAAAGCCAACGGCGTTGCTGAATTTACTTTAGATGCAGTGGATAAAGGCACTGCGACAGACGGCAAAGTAGTAGGTGTATGTGGTGGTGGCACTAAAGATGTAGTGTATAAGCGTGGTCATGTGCAAACTACCGAACAAACATATGATAATGCAGTTATAGAAGAAGATGATGATCAATCAACAGATGAGTAA
- the rapA gene encoding RNA polymerase-associated protein RapA produces MQYLPGQRWISDSEAELGLGTIISQEGRLLTILFPATGETRQYAINNASLTRVQYTIGDKITHIDGWQITVDEVMEIEGLLVYMGIDEHNKKRTISETQLSNFIQFRSAADRLFAGQIDSLYWFSLRYHTLEHASNLQQSKLLGLAGARVQPIAHQMHIAREVADRIAPRVLLADEVGLGKTIEAGLIIHRQILSGRASRVLIVVPENLQHQWLVEMRRRFNLEVTLFDAERFAQGESSNPFEDSQLVLVALDWLVSDERVQDALFAAGWDMLVVDEAHHLVWVPDYISTEYALVEQIAEVTPSILLLTATPEQLGVDSHFARLRLLDPNRFHSLAAFREESKHYQPVAEAVQDLLDKQKLSKEGRKVIESFLGKDAEKAVLDAAVKGEQEACTRLVRELLDRHGTGRLLFRNTRAAVQGFPIRELHNYPLPHPKQYLQIPRDERPILTPEIEYIDHQLETDSERWWHFDPRVDWLISTLKMLKRTKVLVICAHAETVIDLEEALRVREGVAAAVFHEGMTIIERDRAAAYFSDEEGAQVLVCSEIGSEGRNFQFAHHLVLFDLPPHPDLLEQRIGRLDRIGQKNDIQIHVPYIEGTAQQRLFEWYDQALNAFVNTCPAGSNLQTQFRKHLREQLEGTDEKAWAKLIEEAKQLRLQLEEEMQKGRDRLLELNSSGEGEGDSLVEAIEELDDQYNLPMYAEKLFDAFGIDIEDHSDNAFILRPGEKMLDAGFPLGDEEGVTITYDRSLALSREDMQFITWEHPMLQGGMDLVLSGSMGNTAVAVIGNKALKTGTVLVEFVFVTEVVAPKALQLVRYLPKVALRCLLDPRGNDLADKVSFSTLNKQLEKVPRGSAIKFVKAQREMLEKQITLAEQKMQAVYNERVAEAKQRFSAEIEEELTRLTALKKVNPNVRDSELEILQDYKKQGLEYLNKATLRLDAIRVLVAG; encoded by the coding sequence ATGCAATATCTACCAGGGCAGCGTTGGATTAGTGACAGCGAGGCTGAGCTTGGGTTAGGGACTATCATTTCACAGGAAGGACGTTTACTAACCATTTTATTCCCTGCTACTGGTGAAACAAGGCAATATGCAATTAATAATGCTTCATTAACAAGAGTGCAATATACCATTGGCGATAAAATTACCCATATAGATGGTTGGCAAATCACAGTTGACGAAGTAATGGAAATTGAAGGTTTGCTAGTGTATATGGGGATAGATGAACATAATAAAAAGCGTACTATTTCTGAAACTCAATTATCTAATTTTATTCAATTCCGTTCAGCTGCTGACCGTTTATTTGCAGGGCAAATTGATTCACTTTATTGGTTCTCGCTACGTTACCACACATTAGAACACGCCAGTAATCTGCAACAATCAAAACTATTGGGGTTAGCAGGTGCTAGGGTACAACCTATTGCTCATCAAATGCATATTGCTCGCGAAGTGGCTGATCGAATAGCCCCTCGCGTATTGTTAGCGGATGAGGTGGGTTTAGGTAAAACCATTGAAGCAGGTCTTATTATTCATCGCCAAATACTTTCAGGTCGTGCCAGTAGAGTATTAATTGTAGTTCCTGAAAATTTACAACATCAATGGTTAGTTGAAATGCGTCGTCGTTTCAATCTAGAAGTAACCTTATTTGATGCGGAACGTTTTGCCCAAGGTGAGAGTAGTAATCCTTTTGAAGATAGCCAATTAGTGTTGGTAGCTTTAGATTGGCTAGTCAGTGATGAGCGAGTACAGGACGCTTTATTCGCAGCTGGTTGGGATATGTTAGTGGTGGATGAAGCCCACCATTTAGTGTGGGTGCCTGATTATATAAGCACTGAGTATGCGTTGGTTGAGCAAATTGCTGAAGTAACACCCAGTATTTTGTTATTAACCGCAACACCAGAACAATTAGGTGTAGATAGCCATTTTGCTCGGTTAAGGCTACTTGATCCTAATCGTTTTCATAGCCTAGCAGCGTTTCGTGAAGAAAGTAAGCATTATCAGCCTGTGGCAGAAGCAGTACAAGATTTGTTAGATAAGCAGAAGCTATCTAAAGAAGGCCGTAAAGTGATTGAAAGCTTCTTAGGCAAAGACGCTGAAAAGGCGGTATTAGATGCTGCTGTAAAAGGTGAACAAGAAGCTTGTACGCGTTTAGTAAGAGAACTATTAGATAGGCATGGTACAGGTCGTTTATTATTTCGTAATACAAGAGCTGCTGTACAAGGTTTTCCTATTCGTGAATTACATAATTATCCATTACCACATCCTAAGCAGTATTTACAGATACCACGTGATGAGCGGCCTATACTAACGCCAGAAATAGAATACATAGATCATCAATTAGAAACAGATAGTGAGCGTTGGTGGCATTTTGATCCAAGGGTTGACTGGTTAATCTCTACCTTAAAAATGCTAAAACGTACTAAAGTACTGGTGATTTGTGCCCATGCCGAAACAGTCATTGATTTAGAAGAGGCACTTAGAGTCAGAGAAGGTGTTGCAGCAGCAGTTTTCCATGAAGGCATGACGATTATTGAACGTGACCGTGCTGCTGCTTATTTTAGTGATGAGGAAGGCGCGCAAGTATTAGTCTGTTCAGAAATTGGCAGTGAGGGTCGTAATTTCCAATTTGCTCATCATCTTGTGCTATTTGATTTACCGCCACATCCTGATTTATTGGAGCAACGTATTGGTCGTTTGGATCGGATTGGTCAAAAGAATGATATTCAAATTCACGTTCCTTATATTGAAGGTACAGCTCAACAACGACTATTTGAATGGTATGACCAAGCATTGAATGCTTTTGTAAATACTTGTCCAGCAGGTAGCAATTTACAAACACAGTTTAGAAAACATCTGCGCGAGCAATTAGAAGGTACAGATGAGAAAGCATGGGCTAAGTTAATTGAAGAAGCTAAACAACTTCGTCTGCAATTAGAAGAGGAAATGCAAAAAGGACGTGATCGCTTGTTAGAGTTAAATTCCAGCGGTGAGGGAGAAGGTGATAGTTTAGTAGAAGCTATTGAAGAGCTAGATGATCAATATAACCTACCCATGTATGCAGAGAAGTTATTTGATGCATTTGGCATTGATATCGAAGATCATTCAGACAATGCTTTTATTCTTCGACCTGGTGAAAAAATGCTAGATGCAGGATTCCCCTTAGGGGATGAAGAAGGGGTAACCATTACCTATGATCGCTCATTGGCATTGTCCCGTGAGGATATGCAATTTATTACTTGGGAACACCCCATGCTACAAGGTGGTATGGATTTAGTATTATCTGGTTCAATGGGTAATACAGCGGTTGCGGTTATTGGTAATAAAGCATTAAAAACAGGTACTGTATTAGTGGAATTCGTTTTCGTGACAGAAGTGGTAGCACCAAAAGCATTACAGCTAGTTCGTTATTTACCAAAAGTCGCATTACGTTGTTTATTAGATCCGCGAGGCAACGATTTAGCAGATAAAGTATCGTTCTCGACCTTAAATAAACAACTTGAAAAAGTACCACGTGGCAGCGCCATTAAATTTGTTAAGGCACAACGTGAAATGTTAGAAAAACAAATTACCCTTGCCGAACAGAAAATGCAGGCTGTTTATAATGAGCGAGTAGCAGAGGCTAAACAACGTTTTAGCGCAGAAATTGAAGAAGAGCTAACGCGCTTAACGGCCTTGAAAAAAGTTAATCCAAATGTTCGTGATAGTGAATTAGAAATATTACAAGACTATAAGAAACAAGGTTTAGAATATTTAAATAAAGCGACTTTAAGATTAGATGCTATTAGGGTATTAGTGGCAGGATAA
- the rimO gene encoding 30S ribosomal protein S12 methylthiotransferase RimO: MSHSSTPKVGFVSLGCPKATVDSERILTQLRMEGYQIVPSYNEADVVVVNTCGFIDSAKAESLDAIGEALAENGRVIVTGCMGVTEGAIRDVHPSVLAVTGPQQYEQVVQAVHEVVPPKQDHNPHIDLVPPQGVKLTPRHYAYLKISEGCNHSCSFCIIPDLRGKLVSRPVNEVLEEAERLVKAGVKELLVISQDTSAYGVDLKYKTAFWNGQPVKTKMVDLCEALSQLGAWVRLHYVYPYPNVDDVIPLMVAGKILPYLDIPFQHASPKILKAMKRPAFEDKTLARIKKWREQCPQLIIRSTFIVGFPGETEEDFQYLLDWLTEAQLDRVGCFQYSAVDGAPANELADHVPEEVKQERWERFMAHQQAISAARLQQRIGQEMLVIVDEIDEQGTVARSVADAPDIDGLVYIDTDQLQAGDIVKVRITDADEYDLWAEL, encoded by the coding sequence ATGTCCCATTCTTCCACCCCTAAAGTAGGCTTTGTCAGCCTAGGGTGTCCTAAAGCCACAGTTGACTCAGAACGTATTCTGACTCAGTTACGTATGGAGGGCTATCAAATTGTACCTTCCTATAATGAGGCAGATGTCGTTGTGGTTAATACCTGTGGGTTTATTGATAGTGCTAAAGCAGAATCGCTGGATGCTATTGGCGAAGCATTAGCAGAAAATGGTCGTGTTATCGTAACAGGCTGCATGGGCGTAACCGAAGGAGCAATTCGTGATGTTCACCCTAGCGTATTAGCCGTTACTGGGCCTCAACAATATGAGCAAGTAGTACAAGCAGTTCATGAAGTAGTTCCCCCTAAACAAGATCATAATCCTCATATTGATCTAGTGCCACCACAAGGCGTTAAGTTAACACCACGCCATTACGCTTATTTAAAAATATCGGAAGGCTGCAATCATAGTTGTAGTTTTTGTATTATCCCTGATCTACGTGGCAAATTAGTCAGCCGCCCCGTTAATGAAGTACTTGAAGAAGCTGAACGACTTGTCAAAGCAGGTGTAAAAGAATTACTGGTTATATCTCAAGATACCAGTGCTTATGGCGTGGATTTAAAATACAAAACGGCATTCTGGAATGGCCAACCTGTTAAAACCAAAATGGTTGATCTCTGTGAAGCATTAAGCCAACTTGGCGCTTGGGTAAGATTACACTATGTCTATCCATACCCTAATGTGGATGATGTTATCCCGTTAATGGTAGCTGGCAAAATATTGCCTTATTTAGATATCCCTTTCCAACATGCCAGCCCTAAAATTTTAAAAGCGATGAAACGCCCTGCGTTTGAAGATAAGACTTTAGCTCGCATTAAAAAATGGCGTGAACAATGCCCTCAACTGATTATTCGCTCTACCTTTATTGTTGGCTTCCCAGGGGAAACCGAAGAAGATTTCCAATACCTATTGGACTGGTTAACTGAAGCGCAATTAGATCGCGTTGGTTGCTTCCAATACTCTGCAGTTGATGGTGCTCCCGCCAATGAATTAGCAGATCATGTGCCAGAAGAAGTTAAGCAAGAGCGCTGGGAACGTTTTATGGCTCACCAACAAGCTATTTCAGCAGCACGCTTACAACAACGTATTGGTCAAGAAATGTTAGTTATTGTGGATGAAATAGATGAGCAAGGCACTGTTGCTCGCTCTGTGGCTGATGCGCCAGATATTGATGGCTTGGTTTATATTGATACTGACCAATTACAAGCAGGCGATATTGTTAAAGTTCGTATTACTGATGCAGATGAATATGATCTATGGGCTGAATTATAA
- the tsaA gene encoding tRNA (N6-threonylcarbamoyladenosine(37)-N6)-methyltransferase TrmO, producing MYQLEAIGYIHSCYKEKFAIPRQPRLVPAATGIIELIPPYNQREALVGLEQVSHIWLLFIFHQSIEQKPRLKVRPPRLGGNKSLGVFATRSTYRPNHIGQSVVKLEQIVNNQLYVSGIDLVDSTPIIDIKPYIPYADIVTEATNTIAPEPPLPINVIWSAQALTQVAQHEQRLQKPLQALIEQSLSQDPRPAYQQPEPTREYGAVFWDVNVKWHYADHHTIEVLVVSD from the coding sequence ATGTATCAGCTAGAAGCTATTGGCTATATTCACTCTTGCTATAAAGAAAAATTTGCTATTCCTCGTCAGCCACGTTTAGTACCAGCAGCAACAGGTATTATTGAACTCATACCACCTTACAATCAACGTGAAGCATTAGTAGGTTTAGAGCAAGTAAGCCATATTTGGTTATTATTTATCTTTCACCAATCAATCGAACAAAAACCACGTTTAAAAGTACGTCCACCTCGTTTAGGTGGTAATAAATCATTGGGCGTTTTTGCAACACGTTCCACTTATCGACCTAATCATATTGGGCAATCTGTGGTTAAACTAGAGCAAATAGTGAATAACCAGCTTTATGTGTCTGGTATTGATTTAGTAGATAGCACACCTATTATAGATATCAAGCCCTATATTCCCTATGCGGACATTGTGACAGAAGCAACCAATACTATAGCACCTGAGCCACCTTTGCCGATTAACGTAATATGGTCTGCACAGGCTTTAACACAAGTTGCTCAGCATGAACAGCGTCTACAAAAACCGTTACAAGCCTTAATAGAACAGTCTCTTAGCCAAGATCCAAGACCTGCTTATCAGCAACCTGAACCAACGAGAGAGTATGGTGCTGTATTTTGGGATGTCAATGTAAAGTGGCATTATGCTGACCATCATACCATCGAGGTATTAGTAGTCAGCGATTAA
- a CDS encoding DUF4303 domain-containing protein, producing MDSQLQQQLHDLIVETITESFQYIKGLIANERLYGFALHLNKDGRSFYCAANTLDGVTKKFTVKLRSIEDVTDYLWFSSEWDYTDLAFKEYREKLNNFVKQSNLARPNTNIWHDAYFKVVLQALQTCNSKGLFGIGILREKMAVFIDSEDSSMFDVAEKSSKLLNPPYVHDAFLRRFEPHDPQGLTYRLIGELIADY from the coding sequence ATGGATTCACAGTTACAACAACAGTTACATGATTTAATTGTTGAAACAATTACCGAAAGTTTTCAGTATATTAAAGGATTAATTGCTAATGAGCGCTTGTATGGGTTTGCGTTGCATTTAAATAAAGATGGTAGATCTTTTTATTGTGCGGCTAATACCTTAGATGGCGTAACTAAAAAGTTTACTGTTAAATTAAGAAGTATTGAGGATGTAACAGATTATCTATGGTTTTCCAGTGAATGGGATTACACAGATCTTGCTTTTAAGGAATACAGGGAAAAATTAAACAATTTTGTTAAGCAAAGTAATCTAGCGAGACCTAATACCAATATCTGGCATGACGCATATTTTAAAGTTGTTCTGCAGGCGTTACAGACATGTAATAGCAAAGGTTTGTTTGGCATTGGTATTCTGCGTGAAAAGATGGCTGTTTTTATTGATTCTGAAGACAGTAGCATGTTCGATGTGGCGGAAAAAAGCTCTAAGCTATTAAATCCACCTTATGTACATGATGCCTTTTTAAGGCGTTTTGAACCCCATGATCCGCAAGGTTTGACTTATCGATTAATTGGTGAATTAATCGCTGACTACTAA
- the tyrS gene encoding tyrosine--tRNA ligase: MKSIEEQLALIKRGTEEILVEDELVEKLKQGKILRIKAGFDPTAPDLHLGHTVLINKLRHFQILGHQVIFLIGDFTGMIGDPSGKNTTRPPLTREQVLANAETYKAQVFKILDPALTEVAFNSTWMDQMKPADFIRLASQYTVARMLERDDFENRYKSQQPIAIHEFLYPLVQGYDSVALECDVEMGGTDQRFNLLMGRELLRSYGKSPQCTITVPLLEGLDGVKKMSKSLGNYVGIDEPPGVMYNKLVSMPDTLIWRYFELLSFRDLEEIKQFKQDVENGANPRDIKIKLAEELIARFHGEEAAANAHKSAGNRLKDGELPEDLPEITLQAASDLPIAAILNQAKLVKNSAAARDLLQAGSVRVDGQVVDASFTFKIGAEHVCQAGKKNFARIKLAQE; the protein is encoded by the coding sequence ATGAAATCTATTGAAGAACAGCTAGCGTTAATCAAACGAGGTACAGAAGAAATCCTAGTTGAAGATGAGTTAGTTGAAAAGTTAAAACAAGGTAAAATATTACGCATTAAAGCGGGCTTTGATCCTACCGCTCCAGATCTTCATTTAGGTCATACTGTACTTATTAATAAATTACGTCATTTTCAGATACTTGGTCATCAAGTTATCTTTTTAATTGGTGACTTTACAGGGATGATCGGTGATCCTAGTGGTAAAAATACTACGCGTCCACCATTGACTAGAGAACAAGTGTTAGCCAATGCTGAGACTTATAAAGCGCAAGTATTTAAAATTTTAGATCCTGCCTTAACCGAAGTAGCCTTTAACTCTACTTGGATGGATCAAATGAAACCTGCTGATTTTATCCGTTTAGCTTCTCAATATACGGTCGCACGCATGCTGGAGCGTGATGACTTCGAAAATCGATATAAAAGCCAACAACCAATCGCTATTCATGAATTCTTATATCCACTGGTCCAAGGTTATGACTCGGTAGCATTAGAGTGTGATGTTGAGATGGGTGGTACAGACCAACGTTTTAATTTATTAATGGGACGTGAATTGTTACGCTCTTATGGTAAATCCCCACAATGTACTATTACAGTTCCTTTGCTAGAAGGTTTAGACGGTGTTAAAAAGATGTCTAAATCGTTAGGTAACTATGTGGGTATTGATGAGCCACCAGGGGTAATGTATAACAAATTAGTATCAATGCCAGATACATTGATTTGGCGTTATTTTGAGTTGTTAAGTTTCCGTGATTTAGAAGAAATTAAACAATTTAAGCAAGATGTCGAAAATGGTGCTAATCCTCGTGATATTAAAATTAAATTAGCTGAGGAATTAATTGCTCGTTTCCACGGTGAAGAAGCGGCGGCGAATGCACATAAATCAGCAGGTAATCGTTTAAAAGACGGTGAATTACCAGAAGACTTACCAGAGATTACATTGCAAGCTGCTAGCGATTTACCGATTGCTGCCATACTTAATCAAGCTAAGTTAGTAAAAAACTCTGCTGCTGCCAGAGATTTACTACAAGCAGGTAGTGTACGTGTTGATGGCCAAGTGGTTGATGCTAGTTTCACGTTTAAAATAGGTGCAGAACATGTTTGCCAAGCAGGCAAGAAGAATTTTGCACGTATTAAGTTAGCCCAAGAGTAA
- a CDS encoding peptidoglycan DD-metalloendopeptidase family protein has product MIQNPSTRKRSFNSLIILIVIAILLGLGILFYPSSEKPQEIETSNTPIAVKDTLPSPPIVVPEVIADIFARSLRKPPTIPLLPAELNDIPTADIAQSKMVIGDGPLIVLPQRNTVLVFKVEKGDTLSTLFNKAGLSANTMYKVIESSNDAKKYFTRINIGQSFEFTLNEAGDLLSLVTKPNLLNTYSLTKQDNGYVFDHNAIEPTYKQVYAYGIITSSLFAAADKAQVPHSMILEIANAFGYDIDFALDLRQGDEFEAIFEQKLVNGKMVGTGNLLAARFINRGKEYTAIRYTNKKGIAAYYRADATSMRRAFIRTPVDFTRISSKFTMGRYHPVLNKIRAHKGVDYAAPTGTAIRASGDGRIVERGWKGGYGNAIVIQHGKTYSTLYGHMSRFAPDLKVGSHVKQSQTIGYVGMTGLATGPHLHYEFRVNGKHVDPLSVKLPMADPLPEKEKARFLALSQPLMAEMRKKKTVLLAKAQTTDHSQTSSE; this is encoded by the coding sequence ATGATACAGAATCCATCAACAAGAAAACGCTCGTTTAATTCATTAATTATATTAATTGTAATAGCTATTCTATTAGGGTTGGGTATTCTGTTTTATCCTTCATCTGAAAAGCCTCAAGAGATAGAGACTAGCAATACACCTATTGCAGTTAAAGATACCTTACCTTCGCCACCTATTGTTGTGCCAGAAGTAATTGCTGATATTTTTGCAAGAAGCTTACGAAAACCACCTACCATTCCACTATTACCTGCTGAACTAAATGATATACCTACCGCAGATATTGCTCAGTCTAAAATGGTGATTGGCGACGGCCCTTTAATTGTACTTCCTCAACGCAATACAGTATTAGTGTTTAAAGTAGAAAAAGGCGATACTCTGTCTACTTTATTTAATAAAGCTGGCTTATCAGCTAACACTATGTATAAAGTGATAGAAAGCAGTAATGATGCTAAAAAATATTTTACTCGTATAAATATTGGTCAATCTTTTGAGTTCACTTTAAATGAAGCAGGTGACCTACTCTCTTTAGTGACTAAACCTAACCTATTAAATACCTATAGTTTGACTAAACAAGATAATGGTTATGTGTTTGATCATAATGCAATCGAACCTACTTATAAGCAAGTGTATGCATATGGCATTATCACTAGCTCACTATTTGCTGCTGCTGATAAAGCACAAGTTCCTCATAGCATGATTTTAGAAATAGCCAATGCCTTTGGTTATGACATCGATTTCGCCTTAGATCTACGTCAAGGCGATGAATTTGAAGCAATTTTCGAGCAAAAGCTAGTAAATGGTAAAATGGTTGGTACAGGTAATTTATTGGCAGCACGCTTTATCAATCGTGGAAAAGAATACACAGCTATTCGTTATACCAATAAAAAAGGTATTGCCGCTTATTATCGTGCGGATGCTACCAGTATGCGTCGTGCATTTATACGTACCCCTGTTGATTTTACCCGTATTAGCTCCAAATTTACCATGGGACGTTATCACCCTGTATTAAACAAAATCCGCGCTCACAAAGGGGTAGATTATGCAGCACCAACAGGTACAGCTATTCGAGCCTCTGGTGATGGTCGTATTGTTGAGCGTGGCTGGAAAGGCGGCTATGGTAATGCCATTGTTATCCAACACGGTAAAACTTACAGTACACTTTATGGCCATATGAGTCGTTTCGCGCCTGACCTAAAAGTAGGTAGTCATGTGAAACAAAGTCAAACGATTGGTTATGTGGGTATGACAGGACTAGCAACAGGCCCCCATTTACATTATGAATTCCGCGTTAATGGTAAACATGTTGACCCATTGAGTGTAAAACTACCAATGGCTGATCCATTACCTGAAAAAGAAAAGGCTCGCTTTCTTGCACTTAGCCAACCATTAATGGCTGAAATGCGTAAAAAGAAAACTGTCTTATTAGCCAAAGCACAAACCACAGATCATTCTCAGACTTCATCTGAGTAA